A part of Daphnia pulex isolate KAP4 chromosome 6, ASM2113471v1 genomic DNA contains:
- the LOC124196289 gene encoding uncharacterized protein LOC124196289 isoform X4, producing the protein MSALETSLSPSGTASPSTMDSALSKLLQVGVEFLAGSHSVQFTGLVLINKIIDVSMASTSSTTTTTTNTTSRQQQQQQQQQHHGLSDKRPKRPRKTHKYKLTSAGPSQSSTALLRSKKTTCKSYSYWKEMIQQQQPASGGAQQMDSGVDSSSSSDCANNGVTRLLSDKVHAGTVLSLVLNAITLHRRVVVGQHQHQSSRFRCTPSLRIRQCSYHCLQILSARLLLYMAGSSALSRDQLMKEAQLRMMVEALDYTLDPQLLCLVIQTVALLALHYPYQPLLLDSGIPDALTQLILPSDEWYYTNHTTRFSRIVKHHAARALVYLGLARCLGPRVSLFEFQGSGGWEMWAEPSPSPCSLTHQPNSVNESSEDSYVMQMLTSPASVVQQQQQAAAASSSSPVTSLNHPTGHRHLTPSSAGPVTVAISPEEVAMRMLDYYTGGDDEEVAKVMTLNSLPVLIDPIIVLRLLHHWILSRKVVHQVQPSKQQQQQQKTTTTAATTSQKRPVLVRRELSLPADERVISRLEAQLLPHVDISFADDDDGSMEEVRLAQQQPDKESMKKEEEKECQRPSTDDAGQQEEMAATATTASGGRFNPTEAILATMQLLPLPCAKVMAARSGQSLATFMTAGEIERNVSLVRSYAGGGHKKTDSNLAVLALRRKSKSQMGLNDAHGRGSPAAAAAATNLSVRGGGGRPAAAAVPLCDQLDELRSFQRQLQNFPSLSELQRHPLVPPSSSQHQNYWLATGTSSYSNNRRSLSPATSRRWLLTDQQCQQGLSLANVMIQQPSRQSPISRSTSHSSSDESRSAGATTTNGRHQHNTESYALAILQIVQESMEQGIVSVRGSESTCRELDEMLESIRTAAAVAATANQNMNGGGGASSSSDSAPAGSHCVVGRQVDDIRNRFISPWLDGNKGAESAEIVLDAEYHQLQRLVTTGALPCSKEEAASLAAIQLRLQECLPSIKLPSSSKFLSHQSCHNNSSNPNQNNNQHVQQETTTRLAGTGPEATAAGGSAQLLHLPAGGGSSSSSKDDVVGSGVVVVAVPSVSSSASGVRSCDDLLFHSAGDLASRGRFGGGVTSTTAALAVPTRYSLSQQQQQPNRRPSIFRRCYSSESNAIVVPSWFSSSFGTPSGSTSGAAAAVQQQQQSAGSTELLAASSSYSLAAVSQQQQQQPADVCAGNAVLADALVDCLPPYYWEAKHMPRLVKETKRKLFHSSVYESEAQLKRLYVQTCQRLPAFNCHLFHVREIVSNLHTKKKSNRLLALGPSSITLLDSKTRMLAKSQSTSDLMQWQLGGGRSHDRVTLEFRATRWNVVVPSPSSLQDLGAALWDLQQHLNPAYPGSTGDGSDPSGLGMGGGGQQHPHENVNRTGSASSSSSLSGSYSSSALPRRMLALPPSFPDELNILQRLLPFPEEVALKLTETEFQLFNSVPPIDYLRYCTTDLTARHHHHHQASAAGQSAGQQHHQPSGHHHHQQHQPFSSSQQQSTNAQPAENGVPSLIRRFNEVSSWVTHLIVSPPSHDERKAVLSCLIRTAVICWNLGNFHGATEIVVGLRSDKLKPFWLSITEKEKLPQLDFLASALLSRQTSDEYRRALARALRLKSKNTTRRVVPFFGVFIRDLKATLSQNPSIIVVSSGENAVPVLRHLSEIGREDQFLAFHGTGGLLNLDKIRAAQKVLEKIARYQRPSSSSTDKRSKRTRSRSDQSFCSSGGVGGGGDGQCSSSDSWSDGTTSGDDQRCPTRRNSSGSSNGELWDWSERSLRRPKVSANAAAGGGVTGTDHRVTLFDLSCNGAGLDLRTIKVLTNGTTVIHCEADGSRGVPVLLRLERSHGTLTWSRTPWNGGNVAGSSSSGGGGDNSSLFSNPDVDITTGLKLKYGLGSGPSPPTGGAGAMGGASDGEVCGGGIEEGYLDVAALKEVALSCREGDFISIARRYAIPTLADGPWCISLVYGRNLSDNRVTVFVCSPLVARHWASFFQVALQAVRRQQNGGDRRLFWLKEQYLQLYYMNGICSGPRQSDALKLFGGRDVFQQHLAQSAGLGSGSLMTAELGGRGSPASAHKKKRSIAGIALVGGNKDKTYLSHPSSPVSTAGLAASNVTPNDVCLPCMPSPKNRRLEWAMTNNEMTESFGSSDSLDMLAGPPRSSAQPSTRLNLSSTTTMGGAEFSSQNYFLPVRNDTKRLTFPETAALFQSFNIGMRKDLMDLFCEWSIPTPASVKSAAGSACPSSLPGERLASEVSPALGRVVTTTNLMQFMESQQHESCPLEAAKELILRFETDPVLRSSGPPLLSYEGFAAFMNDAANFAFRSERLTPSDEDMHYPLAHYYVASSHNTYLTGHQLKGESSVELYSQVLLTGCRCVELDCWDGDDGQPMIYHGHTLTTKIPFRSVVEAIHRSAFVTSPYPVILSVENHCSVQQQAKMAQIFQYVFGDRLVSRFLFESDFSDEPRLPSPSQLRYRILLKNKKWHTEIPPMVASLPSTVNVVNVVNGQVANKVLPPGRTGGGRVAASTAEARSCPARAGSVASSTVSAAGSLSGDVSDNNEDDDDNNQTDNYHHHHSSSSRTGGGGDHQLAGIPIVVAGSSYGSEASAPGTPQLVNWNNAHTPTHRASSDTEKRRRRPASVPLRKSLSQGGVPEADQVHLPRGNGGSTCSPGSLEEDLLLDGCNQQQQQPGSSSSKMANSSSKKSANVGGSQIAKELSDLVNYCQATKFRGLRCLPSTSAAGLRQPGVAGGPLKSSPQTSSSLSRKCRHPVFECCSINETTAKKLCRKQPTSILYHTETQLLRTYPAGMRIDSSNFNPVLFWSFGIQMVALNYQTEDAALHLNTALFEQMGRCGYVLKPALMRDRTHVMYRRFNPWGKEFDGLHVLHVRLTIISGQYVCPANPSAGSPLLDVEMVGIPADCVKHKSKMVQRNGINPLFHDKFEFTVLFRDLAFLRLTVTDVASNHVTAQRVIPINYLRPGYRHVRLNNTQNQPLPLSSLFIHTKFEEEGYDVIHGGQSSKPVPALPSGLTVPPVLAGGGGSGSNEPDSSALAADETDKSPTALTSPSQEENPAEGGAVKRRMFFLIVYGVQNVGGGAGAQATAPSRNNEEEPYVILKVTQDCTSETVIRKALSKLPPSASSASTPVHLQLHDYLLLEEVNRGWEPSDRLLPPLQRILDAQERPLEAQAKWRGEGRFILRRIGDDPSSRAWLSSILNSNQKMKSRKISKVAVRPESQCKVEMKERSRLEDEDSGEDDDNEEEEDDDDVGLAEEEEEEEEETFLVCVHNVSPEIPYAILKGRVTDTAKDILLQALLKARKPHELERYVLVEERDLGPSLGRHRRVLRDDDNVHQVQARWTTLGRFVAVERGRIRARNGNVDWNDKIGPTTPEMSRNKTGAMLRASLFTRRLQASTKNPKAQVKEMYSDPGLGQSGRSRERIRSDSSLVRDGVQASGSHAHAHHHHHHQMKSPSSRDTLSSLEQFSPQRTAYSEGEWNADDTDAEADSGGGGGGGNQGDWELRSTVAKLKKMSLRTFRLWR; encoded by the exons ATG tcgGCCCTGGAAACGTCGCTGAGTCCGTCAGGAACGGCCAGCCCGTCGACGATGGACTCTGCGCTCAGCAAATTACTTCAAGTGGGCGTCGAGTTTCTGGCCGGATCGCACAGTGTCCAATTCACCGGGCTGGTCCTCATTAACAAAATCATCGACGTCTCCATGGCCAGCACGTCCAGCACAACAACTACCACCACCAATACCACGTCccggcaacaacagcagcaacaacaacaacagcaccacGGCCTCAGTGATAAGCGGCCGAAACGGCCCAGGAAAACCCACAAATATAAATTGACTAGTGCCGGCCCGTCTCAATCCTCGACGGCCCTTCTTCGATCGAAGAAAACGACGTGCAAAAGTTATTCCTACTGGAAGGAAatgatccagcagcagcagccggccagCGGTGGCGCCCAGCAAATGGACTCTGGCGTAGATTCCAGTTCCAGTTCCGACTGTGCCAACAACGGGGTGACCCGTCTGCTGTCGGACAAGGTCCACGCCGGGACGGTGTTGAGTTTGGTGTTGAACGCCATCACTCTGCACCGACGGGTGGTGGTTggccagcaccagcaccagagCAGCCGCTTCCGCTGCACGCCCAGCCTGCGCATCCGCCAGTGCAGCTACCACTGCCTGCAGATCCTCAGCGCCCGGCTCCTGCTCTACATGGCCGGCTCGTCGGCCCTGTCCAGGGACCAGCTCATGAAGGAGGCCCAGCTGCGCATGATGGTCGAGGCCCTGGACTACACGCTGGACCCTCAACTCCTCTGCCTCGTCATCCAGACGGTGGCCCTGCTGGCCCTCCACTACCCCTACCAGCCGCTCCTGCTGGACTCTGGCATCCCGGACGCTCTGACGCAGCTGATTCTGCCGTCGGACGAGTGGTACTACACCAACCACACGACCAGATTCTCCAGGATCGTCAAACATCACGCGGCCAGGGCCCTGGTCTACTTGGGGCTGGCCCGCTGTCTCGGCCCGCGCGTTTCCCTCTTTGAATTTCAAG GATCGGGCGGATGGGAAATGTGGGCGGAGCCTTCGCCGTCGCCGTGCTCTCTGACCCACCAGCCCAACAGCGTCAACGAGTCGAGCGAGGACAGTTACGTCATGCAAATGCTGACCAGTCCGGCGTCGgttgtccagcagcagcagcaggccgccgccgccagtTCGTCGTCGCCCGTCACGTCGCTCAATCATCCGACGGGCCATCGGCATCTGACGCCGTCGTCGGCTGGACCCGTCACGGTGGCCATCAGCCCGGAAGAAGTTGCCATGCGAATGCTCGACTATTACACG GGCGGAGACGACGAGGAAGTGGCCAAAGTGATGACTTTGAACAGCCTGCCCGTCCTGATCGATCCCATTATCGTGCTGAGGTTGTTGCATCACTGGATCCTGTCACGCAAGGTTGTCCATCAAGTGCAACcatccaaacaacaacaacaacaacagaagacaaccaccaccgccgccaccaccagccAAAAGAGGCCGGTGCTAGTCCGACGGGAACTTTCGCTGCCGGCCGACGAGCGAGTCATCTCCCGACTGGAAGCCCAGCTACTCCCTCAc GTGGACATTTCGTTTGCcgatgacgacgacggatCGATGGAAGAGGTCCGgctggcccagcagcagcccgatAAGGAATCGatgaaaaaggaggaagagaaGGAATGCCAGCGGCCATCAACAGATGATGCCGggcaacaagaagaaatggcgGCCACGGCCACCACGGCAAGCGGTGGCCGTTTCAATCCGACCGAGGCCATTTTGGCCACGATGCAATTGTTGCCGCTACCCTGTGCCAAAGTCATGGCCGCCCGCTCTGGCCAGTCACTGGCCACTTTTATGACGGCCGGCGAGATTGAGCGCAACGTCTCGCTGGTCCGCTCCTACGCCGGCGGCGGCCATAAGAAGACGGACAGCAATTTGGCCGTTTTGGCGTTGCGACGCAAATCCAAGTCTCAGATGGGCCTCAACGACGCTCACGGGCGAGGATcgccggcggcggcggcggcggccacaAACCTGTCGGTccgcggtggtggtggccgtcCGGCAGCGGCGGCCGTGCCGCTCTGCGACCAGCTGGACGAGCTGCGCTCGTTTCAGCGTCAATTGCAGAATTTCCCGTCGCTGAGCGAATTGCAACGCCACCCGCTGGTgccgcccagcagcagtcagCACCAGAATTATTGGCTGGCCACCGGCACTTCCTCCTACTCGAATAACCGGCGCTCCCTGTCGCCGGCCACGTCCAGGCGTTGGCTACTGACGGACCAGCAGTGCCAGCAAGGTCTGTCGCTGGCCAACGTGATGATCCAGCAGCCGTCCCGCCAGTCGCCCATTAGTCGCTCAACTTCCCATTCCAGCAGCGACGAGAGCCGATCGGCCggcgccaccaccaccaacggCCGCCACCAGCACAACACCGAGTCCTACGCCCTGGCCATCCTTCAAATTGTCCAG GAATCGATGGAGCAGGGCATTGTCAGCGTCCGTGGCAGCGAATCGACGTGCCGGGAATTGGACGAGATGCTGGAATCGATCAGAACGGCGGCAGCGGTGGCGGCGACGGCCAATCAGAATATGAACGGTGGCGGTggcgccagcagcagcagcgactcTGCTCCGGCCGGTTCTCATTGCGTCGTCGGCCGTCAAGTCGACGATATCCGAAACCGATTCATCTCCCCC TGGCTCGACGGGAATAAAGGAGCGGAGAGCGCCGAGATTGTCCTGGACGCCGAATACCATCAG TTGCAGCGATTGGTGACGACGGGAGCTTTGCCGTGCAGCAAAGAAGAGGCCGCCTCTTTGGCCGCCATCCAGCTGCGATTACAAGAGTGTTTGCCCAGCATCAAATTGCCCAGCAGCTCCAAGTTTTTATCTCACCAGTCGtgccacaacaacagcagcaaccccaaccaaaacaacaatcAG CACGTGCAGCAGGAAACTACAACAAGACTGGCCGGTACCGGGCCAGAAGCGACTGCAGCCGGAGGAAGCGCCCAGCTGCTTCATCTTCCGGCCGgcggaggcagcagcagcagcagcaaggacGACGTCGTCGGATCTGGCGTCGTTGTCGTCGCTGTGCCCAGTGTCTCGTCGAGTGCGTCCGGCGTCCGCTCGTGCGATGATTTGCTCTTCCACTCGGCCGGCGATTTAGCCAGTCGAGGCCGTTTCGGCGGCGGGGTCACATCCACCACAGCCGCCTTGGCCGTCCCCACCAGATATTCGCtgtcccagcagcagcagcagccgaatcGGCGCCCGTCCATTTTCCGTCGCTGCTACTCGTCGGAGAGCAATGCCATCGTGGTGCCCAGCTGGTTCTCCTCTTCATTTGGCACTCCGTCCGGCAGCACTAGcggtgcagcagcagcagtgcaacaacagcagcaaagtGCTGGGTCGACGGAATTGTTGGCCGCCAGCAGCTCGTATTCATTGGCCGCCGtcagtcagcagcagcagcagcagccggccgaTGTGTGTGCCGGCAATGCCGTGCTGGCCGACGCCTTGGTCGATTGTCTTCCGCCTTATTACTGGGAGGCCAAGCACATGCCCCGTCTCGTCAAa GAGACTAAAAGGAAGTTGTTTCACTCGTCCGTCTACGAGTCGGAGGCCCAATTGAAGCGGCTCTACGTCCAGACGTGCCAGCGGCTGCCGGCCTTCAATTGCCACCTGTTTCACGTCCGAGAAATTGTCAGCAATTTGcacacgaagaagaag tCGAATCGACTCTTGGCTCTCGGGCCGTCGTCCATCACGCTGCTGGATAGCAAGACGAGGATGCTGGCCAAGTCGCAGTCGACTAGCGATCTCATGCAG TGGCAGTTGGGTGGCGGGCGGTCGCACGATCGAGTGACGCTGGAATTCCGGGCCACCCGCTGGAACGTTGTCGTTCCCTCGCCTTCGTCGCTCCAGGATCTCGGGGCGGCCCTGTGGGACTTGCAGCAGCACCTCAATCCGGCCTACCCTGGCAGCACGGGCGACGGATCTGATCCTTCCGGATTGGGAATGGGCGGAGGTGGACAACAGCATCCGCACGAGAACGTCAACCGGACGGGCTCGgcttcgtcttcgtcgtcgctGTCCGGTTCTTATTCCTCGTCGGCTCTTCCACGCCGGATGCTGGCCCTTCCGCCGTCGTTTCCGGATGAGCTCAACATCCTCCAGCGGCTGCTGCCCTTCCCGGAGGAGGTGGCCCTCAAGTTGACGGAAACGGAATTCCAACTCTTCAACAGCGTCCCGCCAATCGACTACCTCCGCTACTGCACCACCGATCTCACGGcccgtcaccaccaccaccaccaagccTCCGCCGCCGGACAAagtgctggccagcagcaccaccaACCCTCGggccatcaccaccaccagcaacacCAACCGTTTTCGTCGTCACAGCAACAATCGACCAACGCCCAGCCGGCCGAAAATGGAGTGCCTTCCCTCATCCGGCGATTCAATgag GTGAGTTCTTGGGTGACGCATCTGATTGTCTCGCCGCCCAGTCACGACGAACGCAAAGCCGTCCTCTCCTGTCTCATTAGGACGGCCGTCATCTGCTGGAACTTGGGCAACTTTCACGGAGCAACCGAGATCGTCGTCGGACTCAG ATCGGATAAACTGAAGCCGTTTTGGCTGTCCATCACGGAGAAGGAGAAATTACCTCAGCTGGACTTTTTGGCCAGCGCTCTGCTGTCGAGACAGACGAGTGACGAGTACAGACGGGCCCTGGCCCGCGCCCTTCGTCTCAAGTCGAAAAACACGACCCGACGGGTCGTCCCGTTTTTCGGCGTCTTCATCAGGGACCTCAAAGCCACGCTCTCGCAGAATCCCAGCATCATCGTCGTCTCGTCCGGCGAAAATGCCGTGCCCGTCTTGAGG CACCTGTCGGAAATTGGTCGGGAGGATCAATTTTTGGCGTTCCACGGGACGGGCGGACTTTTGAATTTGGATAAAATCCGGGCCGCCCAAAAAGTGTTGGAAAAAATCGCCCGCTACCAGcgcccgtcgtcgtcgtcgacggacAAACGCTCGAAACGGACGCGCAGTCGAAGTGACCAGAGTTTCTGTTCCAGCGGCGGTGTCGGCGGTGGTGGCGACGGCCAGTGTTCCAGCAGTGACAGTTGGTCGGACGGGACGACCAGCGGCGACGACCAGCGCTGCCCAACGCGACGCAACAGTTCGGGGTCCAGCAACGGCGAGTTGTGGGACTGGTCGGAGCGATCCCTGCGCCGGCCCAAAGTGTCGGCCAACGCCGCCGCCGGCGGAGGCGTCACCGGGACGGACCACCGAGTGACTCTGTTTGATTTGTCGTGCAACGGGGCCGGCCTGGACTTGAGGACCATCAAAGTGCTGACGAACGGGACGACGGTGATCCACTGCGAGGCGGACGGATCGCGGGGTGTGCCCGTCTTACTGCGCCTGGAGCGCAGTCACGGCACTCTGACGTGGAGCCGGACGCCCTGGAACGGCGGCAACgtggccggcagcagcagcagcggcggcggtggcgacAACTCGTCGCTCTTCTCCAACCCGGACGTGGACATCACTACTGGGCTCAAACTCAAGTACGGGCTGGGCAGCGGGCCGTCTCCACCGACGGGTGGGGCCGGTGCAATGGGTGGGGCCAGCGACGGCGAAGTTTGCGGTGGCGGAATTGAGGAAGGATACCTGGACGTGGCCGCCTTGAAGGAAGTGGCCCTGTCGTGTCGCGAAGgcgatttcatttccattgcCCGTCGCTAcg cCATTCCGACGCTGGCCGACGGGCCGTGGTGCATTTCCCTGGTGTACGGCCGGAATTTGAGTGACAACCGGGTGACGGTCTTTGTCTGTTCGCCGCTGGTTGCCCGTCACTGGGCCAGCTTTTTCCAAGTGGCTCTCCAGGCCGTCCGCAGGCAACAAAATGGCGGCGACCGTCGACTCTTCTGGCTCAAAGAACAATACCTCCAGCTCTATTACAT GAACGGAATTTGCAGCGGACCGAGGCAATCGGACGCCCTGAAACTGTTTGGTGGACGGGACGTGTTCCAGCAACATCTGGCCCAGTCTGCCGGCTTAGGCAGCGGCAGCTTGATGACGGCCGAGCTGGGCGGACGTGGCAGTCCGGCCTCTGCTCACAAGAAGAAACGTTCCATCGCCGGAATCGCCCTGGTTGGCGGCAATAAAGACAAGACGTACCTGAGTCACCCGAGTTCGCCCGTCTCCACCGCCGGACTGGCCGCCTCCAACGTCACCCCCAACGACGTCTGCCTGCCGTGCATGCCCAGCCCCAAGAACCGGAGGCTGGAATGGGCCATGACCAACAACGAAATGACGGAAAGTTTCGGCTCCTCTGACAGCCTGGACATGCTGGCCGGACCTCCACGATCCAGCGCCCAGCCATCGACCCGTCTCAACCTCagctcgacgacgacgatgggcGGTGCCGAATTTTCCAGCCAAAATTACTTCCTGCCCGTCCGCAACGACACGAAGCGACTGACATTCCCCGAGACGGCCGCCCTGTTCCAGTCGTTCAACATCGGCATGCGCAAGGACCTGATGGACCTTTTCTGCGAGTGGTCGATCCCCACGCCGGCCAGTGTCAAATCGGCCGCCGGCAGCGCTTGCCCGTCTTCGTTGCCCGGCGAACGTCTGGCCAGCGAAGTTTCGCCGGCCCTGGGCCGCGTGGTGACGACGACCAACTTGATGCAGTTCATGGAATCGCAGCAGCACGAATCGTGCCCGCTGGAGGCGGCCAAGGAGCTGATTTTGCGCTTCGAGACGGACCCTGTGCTGCGCTCTAGCGGGCCGCCGCTGCTCTCGTACGAGGGTTTCGCGGCCTTCATGAACGACGCGGCCAATTTCGCCTTCCGCAGTGAGCGGCTGACACCTAGCGACGAGGACATGCACTACCCGCTGGCCCACTATTACGTCGCCTCCTCTCACAACACGTACCTGACGGGCCATCAGCTCAAGGGCGAATCTTCGGTCGAGCTCTACAGTCAAGTGCTGCTGACGGGCTGCCGCTGCGTCGAGCTGGACTGCTGGGACGGTGACGACGGCCAGCCCATGATCTACCACGGCCACACGCTGACGACGAAAATTCCATTCCGCTCGGTGGTGGAGGCCATCCATCGCTCGGCTTTCGTCACCTCACCTTATCCGGTCATCCTGTCGGTGGAGAACCACTGCTCGGTCCAGCAGCAGGCCAAGATGGCCCAGATCTTCCAGTACGTTTTCGGCGACCGGCTCGTGTCGCGCTTCCTGTTCGAGTCGGATTTCTCGGACGAGCCGCGCCTGCCCAGTCCCAGTCAGTTGCGCTACCGGATCCTCTTGAAGAACAAAAAGTGGCACACGGAAATTCCGCCCATGGTGGCCAGTCTGCCCTCCACCGTCAATGTCGTCAACGTGGTCAACGGGCAGGTCGCCAACAAGGTCCTACCACCGGGACGGACTGGAGGAGGACGGGTAGCCGCCTCCACCGCTGAGGCTAGATCTTGTCCGGCTCGAGCCGGAAGCGTGGCGTCTTCCACCGTCAGCGCGGCCGGATCGCTGAGCGGCGACGTGAGCGACAACaacgaggacgacgacgacaacaatcAGACGGacaactaccaccaccaccacagcagcagcagccggacgggcggcggcggcgatcaTCAGTTGGCCGGAATTCCCATTGTCGTCGCCGGAAGCAGTTACGGGTCGGAAGCGTCGGCCCCTGGCACTCCTCAGCTGGTCAACTGGAACAACGCCCACACGCCCACCCACCGGGCCAGCTCTGACACGGAAAAGAGGCGACGACGGCCGGCCTCTGTCCCGCTGCGCAAGTCTCTGTCGCAGGGCGGAGTGCCGGAAGCGGATCAAGTCCACCTGCCTCGAGGCAATGGCGGCAGCACCTGCAGTCCGGGCAGCCTGGAGGAGGATTTATTGCTGGACGGCTgcaaccagcagcaacagcagccgggcagcagcagcagcaaaatgGCCAATAGCAGCAGCAAGAAATCGGCCAACGTCGGCGGAAGTCAAATCGCCAAGGAACTGTCGGACCTGGTCAATTATTGCCAGGCCACCAAATTCCGGGGCTTGCGATGCCTTCCGTCCACTTCGGCCGCCGGACTGCGCCAGCCCGGCGTCGCTGGCGGACCGCTCAAATCGTCTCCGCAAACGTCCAGCAGCTTGTCGCGCAAGTGTCGCCATCCCGTGTTCGAGTGCTGCTCCATCAACGAGACGACGGCCAAGAAGCTGTGCCGGAAGCAGCCGACGTCCATTTTGTACCACACGGAGACGCAGCTGCTGCGGACCTATCCGGCCGGAATGCGGATCGACTCGTCCAATTTCAATCCGGTGCTCTTTTGGTCGTTTGGCATCCAGATGGTGGCCCTCAACTACCAGACGGAAGACGCGGCCCTCCACCTCAACACGGCCCTCTTCGAGCAGATGGGCCGCTGCGGCTACGTCCTCAAGCCGGCCCTGATGCGCGACCGCACCCACGTCATGTACCGGCGCTTCAACCCCTGGGGCAAGGAATTTGACGGCCTCCACGTCCTCCACGTCCGGCTGACCATCATTTCCGGCCAGTACGTTTGCCCGGCCAACCCGTCGGCCGGCAGTCCGCTGCTGGACGTTGAGATGGTGGGCATCCCGGCCGACTGCGTCAAGCACAAGTCGAAGATGGTCCAGCGCAACGGCATCAATCCGCTTTTCCACGACAAGTTTGAGTTTACGGTTCTCTTCCGCGATTTGGCCTTCCTCCGGCTGACGGTGACGGACGTGGCCTCCAACCACGTCACGGCCCAGCGGGTCATTCCCATCAACTATTTGAGGCCCGGCTACCGGCACGTCCGGCTCAACAACACGCAGAACCAGCCGCTTCCGCTCTCGTCGCTTTTCATCCACACGAAATTCGAGGAGGAGGGGTACGACGTGATCCACGGCGGCCAGTCCAGCAAACCCGTGCCGGCCCTTCCGTCTGGGCTGACGGTCCCGCCCGTCTTGGCAGGAGGCGGCGGCAGCGGAAGCAACGAGCCGGACTCGTCGGCCCTGGCCGCCGACGAGACGGACAAGAGTCCGACGGCCCTGACGAGTCCCAGTCAGGAGGAGAATCCGGCGGAAGGAGGGGCCGTCAAGCGGCGCATGTTTTTCCTGATCGTTTACGGCGTCCAGAACGTGGGTGGTGGAGCCGGTGCCCAGGCCACGGCGCCCAGCCGCAACAACGAGGAGGAGCCTTACGTGATCCTGAAGGTGACGCAGGATTGCACGTCGGAGACGGTCATCCGCAAGGCCCTAAGCAAATTGCCGCCGTCGGCGTCCAGCGCCAGTACGCCCGTCCACCTCCAGCTGCACGACTACCTCCTGCTGGAGGAGGTGAACCGCGGCTGGGAGCCGTCGGACCGGCTCCTGCCGCCGCTGCAGAGGATCCTGGACGCCCAGGAGCGGCCGCTGGAAGCGCAGGCCAAGTGGCGCGGTGAGGGCCGCTTCATTTTGCGGCGGATAGGCGACGATCCCAGTTCCAGGGCGTGGCTTTCGTCCATCCTCAATTCCAATCAGAAGATGAAATCCCGCAAG ATCAGCAAAGTGGCGGTGCGCCCGGAATCGCAGTGCAAAGTGGAGATGAAGGAGCGGAGCCGATTGGAGGACGAGGATTCGGGCGAGGACGACGACaatgaagaggaggaggacgacgacgacgttgggctggccgaggaggaggaggaagaggaggaggagacgTTCCTGGTCTGCGTCCACAACGTGTCGCCCGAAATTCCTTACGCCATCCTCAAAGGCCGCGTCACCGACACGGCCAAGGACATTCTCCTCCAGGCTCTTCTCAAA GCTCGAAAACCGCACGAGCTGGAACGTTACGTCCTGGTGGAAGAACGTGACCTGGGCCCGTCGCTGGGCCGGCACAGACGGGTCCTGAGAGACGACGACAATGTTCACCAGGTGCAAGCCAGGTGGACGACACTGGGCCGTTTCGTGGCCGTCGAGCGAGGGCGCATCCGGGCCCGCAACGGAAACGTCGACTGGAACGACAAGATTGGCCCGACAACGCCGGAAATGAGCCGGAATAAAACTGGGGCCATGCTCCGGGCCTCCCTCTTCACCCGGCGACTCCAGGCCAGCACAAAGAACCCAAAAGCCCAG GTGAAGGAGATGTACAGCGATCCAGGGCTGGGCCAGAGCGGCCGATCCCGCGAGCGCATCCGCTCCGATTCCAGTTTGGTTCGCGATGGAGTGCAGGCGTCCGGCAGCCACGCCCacgcccaccaccaccaccaccaccagatgAAGAGCCCGTCGTCGCGCGACACGCTCAGCAGCCTGGAACAGTTTTCACCGCAGCGGACGGCCTACTCTGAAGGCGAGTGGAACGCCGACGACACGGACGCCGAGGCCGACagcggcggaggcggcggaggCGGCAACCAGGGCGACTGGGAATTGCGTTCCACCGTGgccaaattgaagaaaatgtcgCTGAGAACGTTCCGTCTCTGGCGATGA